From a region of the Qipengyuania spongiae genome:
- the hrcA gene encoding heat-inducible transcriptional repressor HrcA, whose amino-acid sequence MSPTPITEMTDRARAIFRLVVEGYLESGQPVGSKTLAGGSGLNLSPASIRSVLAELEQRGLLAAPHTSAGRMPTDTGLRLFVDAMMQVAEPTDHERAAIRQRLDEKGPIEQALEEASALLSDLSGAAGMVMVPAREPRLAQVSLTALDANRVLAILVAEDGQVENRILTLPVEAMGTSLEQASNFLTARARGRTLAEAARSVAAEIASERSALDEASRDLVARGIATWTEDSAKRPVLIVRGQAKLLDEMALGDIERVRSLLDDLESKQSVASLLERAREAEATRIFIGSENRLFSLSGSSVIAAPYRDREGRVVGVLGVIGPTRLNYARVVPMVDFTARQLGKRIGQMEQS is encoded by the coding sequence ATGTCGCCGACCCCGATCACCGAAATGACCGACCGCGCCCGAGCGATCTTTCGCCTCGTGGTGGAAGGCTATCTCGAGAGCGGGCAGCCGGTCGGTTCCAAGACGCTGGCGGGCGGGTCGGGGCTGAACCTGTCCCCCGCCTCCATCCGATCGGTGCTTGCGGAACTGGAACAGCGCGGCCTGCTCGCTGCGCCGCATACCAGCGCGGGGCGGATGCCGACCGATACCGGACTGCGCCTCTTCGTGGACGCGATGATGCAGGTTGCCGAACCGACCGATCACGAACGTGCCGCGATCCGCCAGCGGCTCGACGAGAAGGGACCGATCGAACAGGCGCTGGAAGAGGCAAGCGCGCTTCTGTCGGATCTTTCCGGCGCGGCCGGAATGGTCATGGTGCCGGCGCGCGAACCTCGCCTGGCGCAGGTGAGCCTGACCGCCCTGGATGCCAACAGGGTCCTCGCGATCCTGGTGGCGGAAGACGGACAGGTCGAGAACCGCATCCTCACCTTGCCAGTCGAGGCGATGGGCACCTCGCTCGAACAGGCGAGCAATTTTCTCACCGCAAGGGCGAGGGGGCGAACGCTCGCCGAAGCGGCGCGCAGCGTAGCGGCCGAGATCGCCAGCGAACGCAGCGCGCTCGACGAGGCGAGCCGCGATCTGGTCGCGCGTGGCATCGCGACCTGGACCGAAGATTCCGCCAAGCGACCGGTGCTCATTGTCCGGGGACAGGCCAAGCTGCTCGACGAGATGGCGTTGGGGGATATCGAAAGGGTCCGCTCTCTGCTCGACGATCTTGAGTCAAAGCAATCTGTCGCATCACTGCTCGAACGCGCGCGCGAGGCCGAAGCCACGCGCATCTTCATCGGCAGCGAGAACCGCCTGTTCTCCCTCTCGGGCTCGTCGGTGATCGCCGCTCCCTATCGCGACCGCGAGGGCAGGGTGGTCGGAGTGCTGGGGGTGATCGGGCCGACGCGGTTGAATTACGCGCGGGTCGTCCCCATGGTGGACTTCACCGCCCGCCAGCTGGGCAAACGCATCGGACAAATGGAACAATCGTGA
- a CDS encoding vgr related protein — MTAGEIALARTVFGTAIDYSRVTLRRRKWAFFQPKTVTMAPRGHLHFHPGGDTYCDDFARESTIRKGLLIHELTHVWQTQTKGEWFLVLNRRPWARYDYSLKPGWPLERYGIEQQAEIVKHAFWLRNGIKLAGAADVSAYDLLVRFPGTGT; from the coding sequence ATGACCGCTGGCGAGATCGCGCTGGCCCGGACGGTCTTCGGTACCGCGATCGACTATTCGCGGGTGACCCTTCGACGCCGGAAATGGGCGTTCTTCCAGCCGAAGACGGTCACCATGGCGCCGCGCGGCCATCTACATTTTCATCCGGGCGGCGACACCTACTGCGATGATTTCGCACGGGAAAGCACGATCCGGAAGGGCTTGCTGATCCACGAGCTAACCCATGTCTGGCAAACCCAGACGAAGGGAGAGTGGTTTCTGGTGCTCAACCGGAGACCATGGGCGCGCTATGATTACAGCCTCAAGCCTGGCTGGCCGCTCGAGCGTTACGGGATCGAACAGCAGGCCGAAATCGTGAAGCACGCCTTCTGGCTTCGCAACGGCATAAAGCTGGCGGGTGCGGCGGACGTCTCGGCTTACGATCTGCTCGTGCGGTTTCCGGGCACCGGAACCTGA
- the hemW gene encoding radical SAM family heme chaperone HemW, giving the protein MPQALYLHWPFCLAKCPYCDFNSHVREKTDIAAWQKALVRDLRYEADRAEITPLRSIFFGGGTPSLMPPALVGALLDEAGTLFGFADGIEITLEANPSSVEAANFADLAKAGVNRVSLGVQSLEDEALRFLGRLHNADEALKAIGIAQKEFARVSIDLIYARPGQNQTAWHGELERALAIGTDHLSLYQLTIEPNTRFATDVRRRVFDPLADDPAADLFALTREMTRAAGRPAYEVSNHAVPGQESRHNLTYWRYEDYLGVGPGAHGRRDGLATNRVRKPENYLARIAEAGHGMAEERALSPEEQAMEALLMGLRLAEGVDLARLETRFGMDATALVDDDRITRYLDAGLIWREGQRLGVSENGMPVLDALLGEIVADGLVAA; this is encoded by the coding sequence ATGCCCCAAGCTCTATACCTCCACTGGCCGTTCTGTCTCGCGAAGTGTCCCTATTGTGACTTCAACAGCCATGTCCGCGAGAAAACCGACATCGCCGCTTGGCAGAAAGCATTGGTCCGGGACTTGCGGTATGAGGCGGACCGCGCAGAAATTACGCCGCTTCGAAGCATTTTCTTCGGCGGCGGCACGCCCAGCCTGATGCCGCCGGCGCTTGTCGGCGCGCTGCTGGACGAAGCAGGGACGCTGTTCGGCTTTGCGGATGGGATCGAGATCACCCTGGAAGCCAATCCTTCCTCGGTCGAGGCAGCCAATTTCGCCGATCTGGCCAAAGCGGGAGTGAACCGCGTGTCGCTAGGCGTCCAGTCGCTCGAGGACGAGGCGCTGCGGTTTCTCGGTCGGCTCCACAATGCCGACGAGGCGCTGAAGGCTATCGGCATCGCGCAGAAGGAGTTCGCGCGTGTCTCGATCGACCTCATCTATGCGCGTCCCGGTCAGAACCAGACGGCGTGGCACGGGGAACTCGAGCGCGCGCTGGCGATCGGGACCGATCACCTGTCGCTCTACCAGCTCACGATCGAGCCAAACACGCGCTTCGCCACCGACGTGCGGCGGCGAGTGTTCGATCCGCTCGCCGACGATCCGGCGGCCGACCTCTTCGCGCTGACCCGGGAAATGACCCGCGCTGCCGGGCGTCCGGCTTACGAGGTGAGCAATCATGCCGTGCCGGGTCAGGAAAGCCGCCACAACCTCACTTACTGGCGATACGAGGATTATCTGGGTGTCGGCCCCGGCGCGCATGGACGGCGCGATGGGCTGGCGACGAACCGCGTCAGGAAGCCGGAGAACTACTTGGCGCGGATTGCAGAGGCCGGCCACGGGATGGCCGAAGAGCGGGCATTGTCGCCGGAGGAACAGGCCATGGAGGCGCTGCTGATGGGCCTGCGTCTGGCCGAGGGTGTGGACCTTGCCCGACTCGAAACGCGGTTCGGCATGGACGCCACGGCGCTCGTCGACGACGACCGGATCACGCGGTATCTGGACGCCGGACTGATCTGGCGCGAGGGACAGCGGCTCGGCGTCAGCGAGAATGGAATGCCCGTGCTCGACGCCCTGCTCGGCGAGATCGTCGCCGATGGGCTGGTGGCCGCTTGA
- a CDS encoding copper chaperone PCu(A)C, translated as MTKHLFIAAALAATSLSLAACSGGEEEAPVAAEEGIAGLTISNPRMMLAPVAGNPAAIYMDMAYDGGRNIAIRRVDVAQAGRAELHDMMEYDFEMTMAEMPPLMLKPGDKVSFAPGGKHVMAFDVSPELQPGTTTEVTFTIAGGDKQSFDVPVMAAGEER; from the coding sequence ATGACGAAGCACTTATTCATCGCCGCGGCGCTCGCCGCTACGAGCCTTTCGCTCGCCGCCTGTTCGGGTGGCGAAGAAGAAGCGCCGGTTGCGGCGGAAGAAGGGATCGCGGGCCTGACCATCAGCAATCCGCGCATGATGCTGGCGCCCGTCGCGGGCAATCCGGCGGCGATCTACATGGACATGGCCTATGACGGAGGTCGCAACATCGCGATCCGCCGGGTCGATGTCGCGCAGGCGGGCCGCGCCGAATTGCACGACATGATGGAATACGATTTCGAGATGACGATGGCAGAGATGCCACCGCTGATGCTGAAGCCCGGTGACAAGGTCAGCTTCGCGCCAGGCGGCAAGCACGTGATGGCCTTCGACGTGTCGCCCGAACTGCAACCTGGCACCACGACCGAAGTCACCTTCACCATCGCGGGCGGCGACAAGCAGAGCTTCGACGTCCCGGTGATGGCGGCGGGCGAAGAGCGCTGA
- a CDS encoding CAP domain-containing protein — translation MKRRVAKFALISSAIASLFATELGAAASAGERGTPSHLNQARVAAVANHTHSNGTIERRILASHNDERGRLGLAPLKWNRDLEREAADWARELSRRGVLQHASRDVRNGTGENLWMGTAGVWNIDTMVGMFLDERKHYRHDQFPNISRTGNWADVGHYSQIVWRDTQEVGCAVHTARGNDVLVCRYWPAGNVWGSRAY, via the coding sequence ATGAAGCGAAGGGTCGCAAAGTTCGCGCTGATCTCGAGCGCTATCGCCAGCCTGTTTGCCACGGAGCTGGGCGCTGCCGCAAGTGCGGGCGAGCGCGGCACGCCGTCGCACCTGAATCAGGCACGGGTCGCGGCTGTGGCGAACCATACGCATTCGAACGGGACGATCGAACGCCGCATCCTCGCCTCGCACAACGACGAGCGCGGTCGGCTCGGCCTTGCCCCGCTCAAATGGAATCGCGATCTCGAACGCGAGGCTGCCGACTGGGCGCGCGAGTTGAGCCGGCGAGGTGTTCTTCAGCACGCCTCTCGCGATGTTCGCAACGGAACCGGCGAAAACCTTTGGATGGGAACAGCGGGGGTCTGGAACATCGATACGATGGTGGGCATGTTCCTCGACGAGCGCAAACATTACCGTCACGATCAGTTTCCGAACATCTCGCGGACCGGCAACTGGGCCGATGTCGGGCATTATTCGCAGATCGTGTGGCGCGACACGCAGGAAGTCGGCTGCGCGGTGCATACCGCTCGGGGAAACGACGTTCTGGTCTGCCGGTACTGGCCGGCGGGCAATGTCTGGGGTTCGCGCGCCTACTGA
- a CDS encoding DedA family protein, with product MNEFIIEAIRLGGLLGIFVLMALENVFPPMPSEVIMGFAGVLVARGQMDFTPVLVVGTLGTVAGNMFWYWLGIRWREDQVRGFVNKRGRWLTMEWDDFVRARKVFRRHGEWIVFLLRFSPFLRTIISLPAGLARMKLWRFALFTFLGSLIWNGALLLGGKMLAGLITEYETVASWLVAGAIGLGVLWYAYRVATWKPRSQR from the coding sequence GTGAACGAATTCATCATCGAGGCCATCCGACTGGGCGGACTGCTCGGCATCTTCGTGCTGATGGCACTGGAGAATGTCTTTCCGCCCATGCCGTCCGAAGTCATCATGGGCTTTGCCGGCGTGCTGGTGGCGCGCGGGCAGATGGACTTCACGCCGGTCCTCGTCGTCGGCACGCTCGGCACGGTGGCAGGCAATATGTTCTGGTACTGGCTCGGCATCCGCTGGCGCGAAGATCAGGTGCGGGGCTTCGTGAACAAGCGCGGCCGGTGGCTGACAATGGAGTGGGACGATTTCGTCCGCGCGCGGAAGGTCTTCCGCAGGCATGGCGAATGGATCGTCTTCCTGCTGCGCTTTTCCCCGTTCTTGCGGACGATCATTTCGCTTCCGGCAGGGCTCGCCCGGATGAAGCTGTGGCGTTTCGCGCTCTTCACTTTCCTAGGCTCGCTGATCTGGAACGGGGCGCTGCTGCTCGGCGGCAAGATGCTCGCGGGGCTGATAACCGAATACGAAACCGTGGCGAGTTGGCTCGTCGCCGGAGCGATCGGGCTTGGGGTTCTCTGGTATGCCTATCGCGTCGCGACCTGGAAGCCGCGCAGCCAGCGCTAG
- a CDS encoding glycine zipper domain-containing protein — MQTKLLLAPALALSTLGLGACAENYAVEGAGLGAAAGAGLAAITGGDFETYALAGAAIGGVVGYAKDKNDRCDGYYDNGRYVDDDCRYDDRYSRYW; from the coding sequence ATGCAAACGAAGCTGCTGCTCGCACCCGCCCTCGCACTGTCGACGCTGGGTCTCGGCGCCTGCGCCGAGAACTACGCTGTGGAAGGTGCCGGTCTCGGCGCTGCTGCCGGTGCCGGCCTTGCCGCCATCACTGGGGGCGACTTCGAAACCTATGCGCTAGCCGGTGCCGCCATCGGCGGCGTCGTCGGTTATGCCAAGGACAAGAACGATCGCTGCGACGGCTACTACGACAATGGTCGCTACGTCGACGACGACTGTCGTTACGATGATCGCTATTCGCGCTACTGGTAA
- the gshB gene encoding glutathione synthase, protein MTLRVAVQMDPLASINIGGDSTFALMEAAQARNATLFHYDVGTLAWESDGSPRGRITALGSPVTVRREEGNHFTAAEPRRIDLARDVDVVLMRQDPPFDLGYISAAFLLDRLRGETLVVNDPREVVNAPEKMFVLDYARFMPPTLIARTLDEVRAFQEKHGAVVVKPLHGNGGKAIFRIDADGTNMSALFEVFNQTWPEPHMVQPFLPEVSEGDKRIVLVDGEVTGAINRFPGEGEFRSNLAQGGHAEAATLTAREEEICAAMGPELKRRGLVFVGIDVIGGKWLTEINVTSPTGIVAIDRFNGTDTAGLIWGAIERRLANQ, encoded by the coding sequence ATGACCCTCCGCGTCGCCGTCCAGATGGACCCGCTGGCATCGATCAACATCGGAGGAGATTCGACCTTCGCGCTGATGGAAGCGGCGCAGGCGAGGAACGCTACGCTGTTCCACTACGATGTCGGCACGCTCGCCTGGGAAAGCGACGGGAGTCCGCGCGGCCGGATCACCGCGCTTGGCTCGCCCGTCACCGTCCGGCGCGAGGAAGGCAACCATTTCACCGCCGCCGAACCCCGCCGGATCGATCTGGCGCGCGACGTCGATGTCGTGCTGATGCGGCAGGACCCGCCCTTCGATCTCGGCTATATCAGCGCGGCCTTTCTCCTCGACCGGCTGCGGGGCGAGACGCTGGTGGTGAACGATCCGCGCGAAGTCGTGAACGCACCCGAAAAGATGTTCGTGCTCGACTATGCGCGTTTCATGCCGCCGACGTTGATCGCCCGCACGCTAGACGAGGTTCGCGCTTTCCAGGAGAAACACGGCGCGGTTGTGGTGAAGCCGCTTCACGGCAATGGCGGCAAGGCGATCTTTCGCATCGATGCCGACGGCACCAACATGTCGGCCCTCTTCGAGGTGTTCAACCAGACCTGGCCGGAACCGCACATGGTTCAGCCCTTCCTTCCCGAAGTGAGCGAGGGCGACAAGCGCATCGTGCTGGTGGATGGCGAAGTCACCGGCGCGATCAATCGTTTCCCGGGCGAGGGCGAGTTCCGCTCCAACCTTGCGCAGGGCGGCCATGCCGAAGCCGCGACGCTCACGGCTCGCGAGGAAGAAATCTGTGCGGCGATGGGGCCGGAGCTTAAGCGGCGCGGGCTGGTCTTCGTCGGGATCGATGTGATCGGCGGCAAATGGCTGACGGAGATCAACGTCACCAGCCCGACCGGCATTGTCGCCATCGACCGTTTCAACGGAACCGACACCGCCGGGCTGATCTGGGGCGCGATCGAACGCCGGCTGGCGAACCAGTAG
- a CDS encoding tyrosine recombinase XerC: MTVHDLLAEWHDHLATGRRRSPHTVRGYCSAAERLLEDRSASNWAEIARLTTSDLRAHLADRRAEGLVNASIARELSALRALIGFAREKVGMEGNAPRLRGPRLKKGLPRPVTPDDARNLAEEVADQAAEPWIGARDRAVLLLLYGAGLRIAEALSLKGSDLPLGERITVTGKGGKQRVVPIIPLVREAVAEYLANCPWAIAREDELFRGAKGGPLSQGMVQKATARARAALGLPATATPHALRHSFATHLLGAGTDLRSLQELLGHASLGSTQIYTKVDAATLLETYRSAHPRERN, translated from the coding sequence TTGACCGTCCATGATCTGCTTGCCGAGTGGCACGATCACCTCGCGACGGGACGGCGTCGCTCGCCCCATACCGTGCGGGGCTATTGCAGCGCCGCCGAGCGTCTCCTGGAAGACAGATCTGCCTCGAACTGGGCCGAGATTGCGCGGCTCACCACCTCGGATCTTCGCGCCCATCTCGCGGATCGCCGGGCCGAGGGGCTGGTCAACGCCTCGATCGCGCGTGAACTTTCGGCTTTGCGTGCCCTGATCGGTTTCGCGCGCGAAAAGGTCGGTATGGAAGGCAATGCGCCGCGATTGCGCGGGCCACGCCTGAAGAAGGGACTGCCCCGCCCCGTGACTCCGGACGATGCGCGCAATCTAGCCGAAGAAGTCGCGGATCAGGCGGCTGAGCCGTGGATCGGCGCGCGCGACAGGGCGGTCCTGCTCCTGCTCTACGGCGCCGGACTGCGGATTGCCGAGGCGCTGTCATTGAAGGGCAGCGACCTGCCGCTGGGCGAACGCATCACCGTCACCGGCAAGGGCGGCAAGCAGCGCGTCGTGCCGATCATTCCGCTCGTGCGGGAAGCGGTGGCTGAATATCTCGCGAACTGTCCGTGGGCGATTGCGCGGGAGGACGAGTTGTTTCGCGGTGCCAAGGGCGGTCCGCTTTCGCAGGGCATGGTTCAGAAGGCGACCGCCCGCGCACGAGCAGCGCTCGGCCTACCGGCGACAGCAACGCCGCATGCCTTGCGGCACAGCTTTGCTACACATCTGCTGGGCGCAGGAACCGATCTCAGGAGCCTACAGGAACTGCTTGGCCATGCGAGCCTTGGTTCGACGCAGATCTACACCAAGGTCGATGCCGCGACGCTGCTCGAAACCTATCGCAGCGCCCACCCGCGCGAACGGAACTAG
- a CDS encoding DUF6438 domain-containing protein, with translation MQNRILAALALAPLAACATVPALEAGAERISFSAEPCYGFCPAFEVTAGADGEGRYEGRSSVKVTGARQFSVTPEEFAAFRDRLAPYRPAQDVRYDHENCDAPLATDMPAVQVIWREANGRSTTLDWYMGCAQPGLAENREAIYGAWRELPLEELVGADSERQGYARP, from the coding sequence ATGCAAAACCGAATTCTCGCCGCTCTCGCTCTCGCCCCGCTTGCCGCCTGTGCCACCGTACCGGCGCTGGAGGCCGGAGCGGAGCGGATCAGTTTCTCTGCCGAACCCTGCTACGGCTTCTGCCCGGCATTCGAAGTGACGGCGGGCGCCGATGGGGAGGGGCGCTACGAAGGTCGCTCTTCGGTCAAGGTCACCGGGGCGCGGCAATTCTCCGTAACTCCGGAGGAATTCGCTGCCTTCCGTGACCGGCTTGCGCCCTATCGCCCGGCGCAGGACGTGCGCTACGATCACGAGAACTGCGATGCCCCCCTCGCTACGGACATGCCCGCTGTCCAAGTGATCTGGCGCGAGGCGAACGGGCGTTCGACCACGCTCGACTGGTACATGGGCTGCGCGCAGCCCGGCCTCGCCGAGAACCGGGAGGCAATCTACGGCGCATGGCGCGAACTGCCGCTCGAAGAGCTGGTCGGCGCCGACAGCGAAAGACAGGGCTACGCGCGGCCCTGA
- a CDS encoding nucleotide exchange factor GrpE, producing MEANEQPRDEAVEKELDGVPEEMLSDDEGEQEADGALDDALAALRGDLETAKQDVLYARAETQNVRRRMEKDVQDARNYAATGFARDILSVADNLTRAVDSVPADLRGDEKLKGFIAGIEATQRELDKVFGQHGITRIAAKGMPLDPNQHQAMLEIPTGEHEPGTVVQEMQAGYMIKDRLLRPAMVGVAKKPD from the coding sequence ATCGAGGCAAACGAACAACCGCGGGATGAAGCGGTGGAGAAGGAACTGGACGGCGTACCCGAGGAAATGCTGTCCGATGACGAGGGCGAGCAAGAGGCGGACGGCGCGCTCGACGATGCTCTCGCCGCGCTCAGAGGCGATCTGGAAACGGCAAAGCAGGACGTTCTCTACGCCCGCGCCGAGACGCAGAACGTCCGCCGCCGGATGGAGAAGGACGTGCAGGACGCGCGCAACTACGCCGCGACCGGTTTCGCCCGCGACATTCTGAGCGTGGCCGACAATCTCACGCGCGCAGTCGATTCCGTGCCTGCCGACCTTCGCGGAGACGAGAAGCTGAAAGGCTTCATCGCCGGAATCGAGGCGACGCAACGCGAGCTCGACAAGGTGTTCGGGCAGCACGGCATCACCCGGATCGCGGCCAAGGGCATGCCGCTCGATCCCAACCAGCACCAGGCAATGCTGGAAATCCCGACCGGCGAGCACGAGCCCGGTACCGTGGTCCAGGAAATGCAGGCCGGTTACATGATCAAGGACAGGCTCTTGCGTCCGGCCATGGTCGGAGTGGCGAAAAAGCCCGACTGA
- the rdgB gene encoding RdgB/HAM1 family non-canonical purine NTP pyrophosphatase, producing MTRRLGSGSLVIATHNTGKLKEISALLAPHGLKCLSAGSLGLPEPAETGTSFVENALIKARASTEASGLPALADDSGLSVDALDGRPGVYTADWAERQWFEGEPGRDWFMAMGKVEGMLQAKGPNVARDGAFHCVLAIAWPDGETAVYEGVARGRLTWPPRGELGFGYDPVFIAEGMDRTYAEIEPEEKHRISHRADAFAKLVAEQFGTGG from the coding sequence GTGACGCGGCGGCTCGGCTCGGGCAGTCTGGTCATCGCGACGCACAATACGGGCAAGCTGAAAGAGATTTCGGCCCTGCTTGCGCCGCACGGGTTGAAGTGCCTGTCGGCCGGCTCGCTCGGCCTCCCCGAGCCAGCCGAGACCGGAACCAGTTTCGTCGAGAACGCGCTGATCAAGGCGCGCGCCTCAACGGAGGCCTCCGGGTTGCCTGCCCTCGCCGACGACAGCGGTCTGTCGGTCGATGCGCTGGACGGCCGGCCCGGCGTCTACACCGCCGACTGGGCCGAGCGGCAATGGTTCGAGGGCGAGCCGGGCCGCGACTGGTTCATGGCCATGGGCAAGGTCGAGGGGATGCTCCAGGCCAAGGGACCGAACGTCGCGCGCGACGGCGCCTTTCACTGCGTCCTAGCGATTGCCTGGCCGGATGGAGAAACCGCGGTCTATGAAGGGGTAGCACGCGGCAGATTGACTTGGCCCCCGCGCGGCGAACTCGGTTTCGGTTACGATCCGGTCTTCATTGCCGAGGGGATGGACCGGACCTATGCCGAGATCGAGCCCGAGGAAAAGCATCGCATCAGTCACCGCGCCGATGCCTTCGCCAAGCTCGTGGCCGAGCAGTTCGGCACCGGCGGCTGA
- the rph gene encoding ribonuclease PH, whose product MRPSGRAPDEMRAITIETGFTSHAEGSCLVSFGETRVLCNASIEERIPPWMRGKGEGWVTAEYSMLPRSTHTRGMREAVKGKQGGRTQEIQRLIGRSLRAVVDLKKLGERQITLDCDVLQADGGTRTASISGAWVALRLAVDGLMKQGVLKEDPITARIAAVSCGIYNGTPVLDLDYPEDSNAEADANFVLIEGGKIAESQVTAEGAPFDEEGLLRLLRLARMGCDRIFAAQEEAVRK is encoded by the coding sequence ATGCGACCTTCCGGACGCGCGCCCGACGAAATGCGCGCCATCACCATCGAAACCGGTTTCACCAGCCATGCCGAGGGGTCCTGCCTCGTCAGCTTCGGCGAGACGCGGGTGCTCTGCAATGCGAGCATCGAGGAACGGATCCCGCCGTGGATGCGCGGCAAGGGCGAAGGCTGGGTTACGGCCGAATATTCGATGCTCCCGCGCTCGACCCACACGCGCGGAATGCGCGAGGCGGTTAAGGGCAAGCAAGGCGGCCGGACGCAGGAAATCCAGCGGCTGATCGGGCGCTCGCTGCGCGCGGTTGTCGATCTGAAGAAGCTCGGCGAACGGCAGATCACGCTCGATTGCGACGTGCTGCAGGCCGATGGCGGCACGCGCACGGCATCGATCTCCGGCGCCTGGGTGGCGCTAAGGCTGGCGGTCGACGGGCTGATGAAGCAGGGCGTGCTCAAGGAAGACCCGATCACCGCCCGGATCGCCGCGGTGTCCTGCGGGATCTACAACGGCACGCCGGTGCTCGATCTCGACTATCCTGAGGATTCGAACGCCGAAGCGGACGCCAATTTCGTCCTGATCGAAGGTGGCAAGATCGCGGAATCGCAAGTCACTGCCGAAGGCGCGCCGTTCGACGAAGAGGGACTGCTGCGCCTCCTGCGCCTCGCGCGGATGGGCTGCGATCGCATCTTCGCCGCACAGGAAGAGGCCGTGCGCAAGTGA